One Helicobacter cetorum MIT 00-7128 DNA window includes the following coding sequences:
- a CDS encoding DMT family transporter yields MRNTILFGILMMFLANLCFGVMSAFVKITADYFSPMENVFYRSVSMLLLLLLIYPFKPYRLKSYKKGGFRKLAFRVIVGGLAMLAFFYNIEKISLGTATAFSQSAPIYTVLLSYFLLKEKLRMSALISACIGLVGVVLISNPSVENIGVFEILMGILSGVFVALAYVTLRDLREYYDKQAVILAFAFGMSLLGLVGMFIDIPFLSNGIHTPRLEDVLWIFLMGISGTLGQYFLTYAYMNAPAGIIAPIEYTRILWGLLLGLYLGDKFLDFKSSLGVLLILFSGLLIALPALLKELRSFK; encoded by the coding sequence ATGCGTAACACGATTTTATTTGGCATTTTAATGATGTTCTTGGCTAATTTATGCTTTGGTGTGATGAGTGCGTTTGTTAAAATCACAGCCGACTATTTTTCCCCTATGGAAAATGTGTTTTATCGCTCTGTTTCTATGCTGTTATTATTGCTACTTATTTATCCTTTCAAGCCCTATCGTTTGAAGAGTTACAAAAAAGGCGGTTTTAGAAAGCTTGCTTTTAGGGTTATTGTGGGGGGCTTAGCTATGCTTGCGTTTTTTTATAATATTGAAAAAATTTCACTTGGCACAGCGACAGCATTTTCACAAAGCGCACCCATTTATACGGTGCTACTCTCTTATTTTCTCTTGAAAGAAAAGCTAAGAATGAGTGCGTTAATTTCAGCTTGTATAGGGTTAGTGGGAGTGGTCTTAATCTCAAATCCAAGCGTTGAGAATATAGGGGTTTTTGAAATTCTTATGGGAATTTTAAGTGGGGTATTTGTGGCTTTGGCGTATGTAACTTTGAGAGATTTAAGGGAGTATTATGACAAACAAGCCGTGATTTTAGCGTTCGCCTTTGGCATGAGTTTGTTAGGATTAGTGGGCATGTTTATTGATATTCCCTTTTTATCTAATGGTATCCATACGCCTAGGTTAGAAGATGTTTTATGGATTTTTTTAATGGGAATTAGTGGGACTTTAGGGCAATACTTTTTGACTTATGCCTACATGAATGCTCCCGCTGGCATCATCGCCCCTATTGAATACACCCGCATTCTTTGGGGGCTATTATTAGGGCTGTATTTAGGCGATAAATTTTTAGATTTTAAAAGCTCTTTAGGGGTTCTACTCATTTTATTTTCTGGTTTGCTTATTGCTTTACCCGCTCTTTTAAAAGAATTAAGAAGTTTTAAATAA
- a CDS encoding glycosyltransferase family 39 protein, protein MQLSPLQSTLLYFRYFIYPKKKIRSFDLSDLSFVPLAMGVLALGLLMSNEISISYNEAKDFFYNNAWFIKIAQKSTEIFGQNDLALRLPFLLSHLINMLLIYLIGRKILKKPKDALYATLTYALLPGANLFAILLVKSVFVLNLGLLVSYLFVKSQKIPYLSILLCVFIDSAFITLFLGLGAYALRMRYFKSAFFALVCLLANLILFNNSFRGMPSGHFIDTCLELMLLYSPLFFVYYPYVIYKTLFSKEPSLLAFISASAWLFPLLLSVRQEIDLKTFAPLALVGLPLFTQGMLSILRVRLKEFRGRYYLRIFSLYLLMLTETLFLWGSKVSNANERLLNRHFLAKEIATALQARGIHQVRIDDKQLALRLKFYGIKEGGRLILVDTKISKKRPDIEIIYADKILQSYSLMRQ, encoded by the coding sequence ATGCAACTAAGCCCTTTACAAAGCACGCTTCTTTACTTTCGCTACTTTATCTACCCTAAGAAAAAAATAAGAAGCTTTGATTTGAGCGACTTAAGCTTTGTGCCACTAGCTATGGGGGTTTTAGCCTTAGGGCTATTGATGAGTAATGAAATTTCTATTAGCTATAACGAAGCTAAGGACTTTTTTTATAACAATGCATGGTTTATTAAAATCGCTCAAAAAAGCACTGAAATTTTTGGGCAAAATGATTTGGCTCTAAGACTACCCTTTTTGCTTTCTCATCTTATCAACATGCTTTTAATTTATCTCATAGGGCGAAAGATTTTAAAAAAACCCAAAGACGCTCTTTATGCTACTTTAACTTACGCCTTATTGCCTGGGGCTAATCTCTTTGCGATTTTATTAGTTAAAAGTGTGTTTGTGCTTAATCTTGGGCTTTTAGTGAGCTACTTATTTGTAAAATCTCAAAAAATCCCCTATCTTAGCATTCTCTTATGTGTGTTTATAGATAGTGCGTTTATAACGCTTTTTTTGGGCTTAGGGGCTTATGCTTTAAGAATGCGTTATTTTAAAAGCGCTTTTTTTGCCCTTGTATGCTTACTAGCAAATCTCATTCTTTTTAATAATAGTTTTAGGGGAATGCCTAGTGGGCATTTTATAGACACTTGTTTAGAACTTATGCTTTTGTATTCACCCCTATTTTTTGTCTATTACCCCTATGTGATTTATAAAACCCTTTTTTCTAAAGAGCCGTCTTTGCTTGCATTTATTAGTGCAAGCGCTTGGCTTTTTCCTTTGCTTTTAAGCGTGCGCCAAGAAATAGATTTAAAAACTTTTGCCCCCTTAGCCTTAGTAGGCTTACCCTTATTTACTCAAGGCATGCTAAGTATTCTTAGAGTGCGTTTAAAGGAATTTAGAGGGCGGTATTATTTACGCATTTTTAGCTTGTATCTTCTAATGCTTACCGAAACGCTATTTTTATGGGGGAGCAAGGTTTCTAATGCCAATGAAAGGTTATTAAATCGGCATTTCTTAGCTAAAGAAATCGCAACAGCCCTTCAAGCAAGGGGTATTCATCAAGTTCGCATTGATGATAAACAGCTGGCTCTAAGGCTTAAATTTTATGGCATTAAAGAGGGAGGGCGCTTAATCCTTGTTGATACCAAAATTTCCAAAAAACGCCCTGATATTGAAATTATCTATGCGGATAAAATCTTGCAATCTTATAGTTTAATGCGCCAATAA
- a CDS encoding DUF507 family protein, producing the protein MRLKPIHVAHVVNKITNEFMRSNLLELRTSQEVFSELVREILDASVKTENAIDEQARELLEENTDEIEFMRMDERQLFWMIKRQIAQKEGFHLSWEDRCNDLSHQILNKILDEDLIMFSVSENLIRNLIYKSIDTYSKMYESIESEVHEKIKHYKRKLPVGSNEYELVFERLYEEELRRKGFL; encoded by the coding sequence ATGAGACTAAAACCTATCCATGTGGCGCATGTAGTAAATAAAATTACTAATGAATTTATGCGCTCAAATTTATTAGAACTTAGAACCTCTCAAGAGGTGTTTTCTGAATTGGTGCGTGAGATTTTAGATGCTAGTGTTAAAACAGAAAATGCCATAGATGAGCAAGCACGAGAACTTTTAGAAGAAAACACTGATGAAATAGAATTTATGCGGATGGACGAAAGGCAACTCTTTTGGATGATTAAAAGACAAATCGCTCAAAAAGAAGGCTTTCATTTATCTTGGGAAGATAGGTGCAATGATTTATCGCACCAAATTTTAAATAAAATCCTAGATGAAGATTTGATTATGTTTAGCGTGAGTGAAAATTTGATTAGAAATTTGATTTACAAATCCATTGACACCTACTCTAAGATGTATGAGAGCATTGAAAGCGAAGTGCATGAAAAAATCAAACATTACAAACGCAAACTGCCCGTAGGAAGTAATGAATACGAGCTAGTGTTTGAAAGGCTGTATGAAGAAGAGTTAAGGCGTAAAGGCTTTTTATAA
- a CDS encoding tetratricopeptide repeat protein: MIFKFVLLLVVVIGFIFVGKQEKITKEVLIDSGHFGTKYNFDTALKIVRDRKSSKEDKSEAYYELGSICERYADKLHRENQDRAKIEKYYDIAFKSYLNSAELENFKAYSNLAKMYHYGKGTKKDIQKASLYYEKACRAYSSNPFLIADCYEWGKIKGFHNPMTFLKEKCTNKDAEACFMIGALQQTYSLDNKNSSYYWIPYKELGLDVMSQENALFYFKKACKLGDQKSCDEKKSLRENLKSKKP, from the coding sequence ATGATTTTCAAGTTTGTGTTATTGTTGGTGGTAGTGATTGGATTTATCTTTGTTGGAAAACAAGAAAAAATCACCAAAGAAGTGTTAATTGATAGCGGTCATTTTGGAACAAAATATAATTTTGATACAGCTCTCAAAATAGTTCGAGACAGAAAATCTAGCAAAGAAGACAAATCTGAAGCTTATTATGAGTTAGGGAGTATTTGCGAAAGGTATGCAGACAAATTGCATAGAGAAAATCAAGATAGGGCAAAAATAGAAAAATATTATGATATAGCTTTTAAGAGTTATTTAAATTCAGCAGAGTTAGAAAATTTCAAAGCTTATAGCAATTTGGCAAAGATGTATCATTATGGAAAAGGCACTAAAAAAGACATTCAAAAAGCTAGTCTTTATTATGAAAAAGCATGCCGAGCATATAGTAGTAATCCTTTTTTAATAGCTGATTGTTATGAATGGGGTAAGATAAAAGGTTTTCATAATCCAATGACTTTTTTGAAAGAAAAGTGCACAAATAAAGATGCTGAAGCTTGTTTTATGATAGGAGCACTCCAACAGACCTATTCGCTTGATAATAAAAACTCTAGTTATTATTGGATACCATATAAAGAATTGGGTTTGGATGTAATGTCTCAAGAAAATGCTCTATTTTACTTCAAAAAAGCTTGTAAATTAGGGGATCAAAAAAGTTGTGATGAGAAAAAAAGTTTGCGAGAAAATCTAAAGAGTAAAAAACCTTAG
- the maf gene encoding septum formation inhibitor Maf yields the protein MELILGSQSNSRANLLKECKIKFKQKALDFDEESLNVTDPREFVYLACKGKLEKARELVKNNCAVVVADSVVSVNNKMQRKAKNKQEALEFLKLQSHNEVEILTCCALITPTLEWLDFSSFKVCLRAFNPSEIEKYLESNLWQNSAGCVRLEDFHKPYIKSSRGNLSVGLGLNVEGLLGVLRLGV from the coding sequence ATGGAACTTATTTTAGGCTCTCAATCTAATTCTAGGGCTAATCTTTTAAAAGAGTGCAAGATTAAGTTTAAACAAAAGGCATTAGACTTTGATGAAGAAAGCTTGAATGTAACAGACCCTAGAGAGTTTGTCTATCTAGCATGTAAGGGTAAATTAGAAAAAGCAAGAGAGTTAGTTAAAAATAATTGTGCTGTAGTTGTGGCTGATAGTGTGGTGAGCGTGAATAACAAAATGCAACGAAAAGCCAAGAACAAGCAAGAAGCCCTTGAATTTTTAAAACTTCAAAGCCATAATGAAGTAGAGATTCTAACTTGCTGTGCTTTAATTACCCCCACACTAGAATGGCTAGACTTTTCTAGCTTTAAGGTGTGTTTAAGGGCATTTAATCCTAGCGAGATAGAAAAATACTTAGAAAGTAACTTATGGCAAAATAGTGCAGGCTGTGTGCGCTTAGAAGATTTTCATAAGCCCTATATTAAAAGTTCAAGAGGGAATTTAAGCGTAGGGTTAGGGTTGAATGTTGAAGGCTTGTTAGGGGTGTTGAGATTGGGGGTTTAA
- the alaS gene encoding alanine--tRNA ligase: MDIRNEFLQFFKSKGHEIYPSMPLVPNDATLLFTNAGMVQFKDIFTGIVPRPSTPRATSSQLCMRAGGKHNDLENVGYTARHHTLFEMLGNFSFGDYFKEEAICNAWEFVTKNLGFKPKDLYISVHEKDDEAFRLWEKFVSVDRIKKMGDKDNFWQMGDTGPCGPCSEIYIDQGEKHFKSSEDYFGGEGDRFLEIWNLVFMQYERSSDGILSPLPKPSIDTGMGLERVQALLENKLNNFDSSLFTPLMQEISELTSLDYTSEFQPSFRVVADHARAVAFLLAQGVHFNKEGRGYVLRRILRRALRHGYLMGLKNAFLYKIVGVVCEQFASVHAYLKESKENVMKECFEEEERFLETLESGMELFNLSLKHLDENKIFDGKIAFKLYDTFGFPLDLTNDMLRSCGACVDMKGFECCMQEQVERSKASWKGKQNNADFSTILSTYKPNEFVGYEAIECPTQALGFFDSEFKEITEISPKQEVWVLLEKTPFYAEGGGAIGDKGALLKDNEEVALVLDTKNFFGLNFSLLKVQKPLKKGIDLIAKVSDERFEVAKHHSATHLLQSALREVLGSHVNQAGSLVESKRLRFDFSHSKALSEEELEKVESLVNAQIFKHLKSQVEHMPLNQAKDKGALALFSEKYAENVRVVSFEKASIELCGGIHVENTALIGGFRIIKESGVSSGVRRIEAVCGKALFELAKSENKELKNAKVLLKNNDLIAGINKLKESVKNIQKAPTHIDLPIENTNGVSVVVGAIENGDVKEIIDRLKKAHEKLLAMVFKKDNKRLSLACGVKNAPLKANVWAMEVAQILGGKGGGRDDFASAGGKDTEKLPKAIDLAKSIALKALEK; encoded by the coding sequence ATGGATATTCGTAATGAATTTTTACAATTTTTTAAAAGTAAGGGGCATGAGATTTATCCTAGCATGCCCTTAGTGCCTAATGATGCCACCTTACTTTTTACTAATGCAGGAATGGTGCAATTTAAGGATATTTTTACAGGTATTGTGCCAAGGCCTAGCACTCCTAGAGCGACTTCTTCGCAATTATGCATGCGAGCAGGCGGTAAGCATAACGACTTAGAAAATGTGGGTTATACCGCAAGACACCACACCCTTTTTGAAATGTTAGGGAATTTCTCTTTTGGAGATTATTTTAAAGAAGAGGCAATTTGTAATGCATGGGAATTTGTAACCAAAAATTTAGGTTTTAAACCTAAGGATTTATATATTAGCGTGCATGAAAAAGATGATGAGGCGTTTAGGTTGTGGGAAAAATTTGTCTCTGTGGATAGAATCAAAAAAATGGGCGATAAAGACAATTTTTGGCAAATGGGCGATACAGGACCTTGTGGGCCTTGTAGTGAAATCTATATAGACCAAGGCGAAAAGCACTTTAAAAGTAGTGAAGATTATTTTGGAGGCGAGGGCGATAGATTTTTAGAAATTTGGAACTTAGTGTTTATGCAATACGAACGCTCTAGTGATGGTATTTTATCGCCCTTGCCAAAACCTAGCATTGATACAGGTATGGGCTTAGAAAGGGTGCAAGCTCTCTTAGAAAACAAGCTCAATAATTTTGATTCTTCGTTATTTACACCCCTAATGCAAGAAATTAGCGAGCTTACAAGCTTAGATTATACCAGCGAGTTTCAGCCAAGCTTTAGAGTAGTGGCTGATCATGCAAGAGCGGTGGCGTTTTTGCTCGCTCAAGGGGTGCATTTCAATAAAGAAGGTCGTGGCTATGTGCTAAGACGCATTCTAAGAAGAGCCTTAAGACATGGGTATTTAATGGGCTTAAAGAATGCGTTTCTATACAAAATTGTGGGCGTAGTGTGCGAGCAATTTGCTAGTGTGCATGCGTATTTGAAAGAGTCTAAAGAAAATGTGATGAAAGAGTGCTTTGAAGAAGAAGAGCGTTTTTTAGAGACTTTAGAATCTGGCATGGAGCTCTTTAATTTGTCTTTAAAGCATTTAGATGAAAATAAAATCTTTGATGGAAAAATTGCTTTCAAGCTCTATGATACCTTTGGATTTCCTTTAGATTTAACGAATGATATGCTAAGAAGTTGTGGGGCATGTGTGGATATGAAAGGCTTTGAATGTTGCATGCAAGAACAAGTTGAACGCTCCAAGGCGTCATGGAAAGGCAAACAAAACAACGCTGATTTTAGCACCATTTTAAGCACTTACAAGCCTAATGAATTTGTAGGGTATGAAGCAATAGAGTGTCCTACTCAAGCACTAGGTTTTTTTGATAGTGAATTTAAAGAAATCACAGAGATTAGTCCTAAGCAAGAAGTCTGGGTATTGTTAGAAAAAACACCTTTTTATGCAGAAGGTGGAGGAGCTATAGGAGATAAGGGCGCACTTTTAAAAGATAATGAAGAAGTGGCTCTTGTATTAGATACGAAGAACTTTTTTGGGCTTAATTTTTCGCTTCTCAAAGTTCAAAAACCCCTTAAAAAAGGCATAGATTTAATAGCAAAAGTAAGTGATGAACGCTTTGAAGTTGCAAAACACCATAGTGCGACGCATTTATTACAAAGCGCATTAAGAGAAGTTTTAGGCTCGCATGTGAATCAAGCGGGGAGTTTAGTAGAATCCAAACGATTACGATTTGACTTTTCGCATTCCAAAGCATTAAGTGAAGAAGAGTTAGAAAAAGTAGAAAGTTTAGTTAACGCTCAAATTTTCAAGCACTTAAAAAGTCAAGTGGAGCATATGCCTTTAAATCAGGCTAAAGATAAGGGGGCGTTAGCTTTATTTAGCGAAAAATATGCTGAAAATGTGCGGGTGGTGAGCTTTGAAAAAGCGTCCATTGAATTGTGTGGGGGTATTCATGTGGAAAATACCGCACTCATTGGTGGGTTTAGAATCATAAAAGAAAGTGGGGTGAGTAGTGGGGTAAGACGCATTGAAGCGGTGTGTGGGAAAGCCCTTTTTGAATTAGCTAAGAGCGAAAATAAAGAGCTTAAGAACGCTAAAGTTTTACTCAAAAACAATGATTTAATCGCTGGCATTAACAAGCTTAAAGAGAGCGTGAAGAATATTCAAAAAGCTCCTACTCACATTGACTTACCCATTGAAAACACTAATGGCGTGAGTGTGGTTGTGGGTGCAATTGAAAATGGCGACGTGAAAGAAATCATTGACAGGTTGAAAAAAGCGCATGAGAAATTGCTCGCTATGGTGTTTAAAAAAGATAATAAGCGTTTAAGTTTAGCATGCGGAGTGAAAAACGCTCCCCTAAAGGCGAATGTGTGGGCTATGGAAGTGGCACAAATTTTAGGGGGTAAAGGGGGCGGAAGAGATGATTTTGCTAGTGCTGGGGGTAAGGATACAGAGAAATTGCCAAAAGCGATTGATTTAGCAAAAAGTATCGCTTTAAAAGCCTTAGAGAAATAG
- a CDS encoding YdcH family protein: protein MFHEFRDEISVLKASNPHFDKIFEQHNQLDDDIKTAEQQNASDAEINQMKKQKLKLKDEIHAMIMEYKEQQKPKHV, encoded by the coding sequence ATGTTTCATGAGTTTAGAGATGAAATCAGTGTGTTAAAAGCGAGCAATCCGCATTTTGACAAGATTTTTGAGCAACACAACCAGCTAGATGATGACATTAAAACCGCTGAGCAACAAAATGCTAGCGATGCTGAAATCAATCAAATGAAAAAACAAAAGCTAAAATTAAAAGATGAAATCCATGCAATGATTATGGAGTATAAAGAACAGCAAAAACCTAAACATGTTTGA
- a CDS encoding GDP-L-fucose synthase family protein encodes MNEIILITGAYGMVGQNTALYFKKNKPNITLLTPKKSELDLLDKDNIQAYLEKHKPTGIIHCAGRVGGIVANMNALSTYMLENMLMGLYLFSSALNCGVKKAINLASSCAYPKYAPNPLKESDLLNGSLEPTNEGYALAKLSVMKYCEYVSAERDVFYKTLVPCNLYGEFDKFEEGVAHMIPGLIARMHRAKLRGEKEFTMWGDGSAKREYLNAKDLAKFIALAYENITEIPSVMNVGSGIDYTIEEYYKMVAKALDYQGEFVKDLSKPVGMQQKLMDISKQKALKWELEITLEQGIKEAYEYYLKNCV; translated from the coding sequence ATGAATGAAATCATTTTAATCACCGGTGCCTATGGCATGGTGGGGCAAAACACCGCTTTGTATTTTAAAAAAAATAAGCCTAATATTACCTTGCTAACCCCCAAAAAAAGCGAGTTAGATTTATTAGATAAAGACAATATCCAAGCCTATTTAGAAAAACACAAGCCCACAGGGATAATCCATTGTGCCGGAAGAGTGGGGGGCATTGTAGCGAACATGAACGCCCTTTCAACTTATATGCTAGAGAACATGCTTATGGGCTTGTATCTCTTTTCAAGTGCTTTAAATTGTGGGGTTAAAAAAGCGATTAATTTAGCAAGCTCTTGTGCCTATCCAAAATATGCCCCTAACCCTTTAAAAGAGAGCGATTTACTCAATGGCTCTTTAGAGCCAACGAATGAAGGCTACGCTCTAGCCAAGCTCTCTGTAATGAAGTATTGCGAATATGTGAGTGCTGAAAGAGATGTTTTTTATAAAACCTTAGTGCCTTGCAATCTCTATGGCGAGTTTGACAAGTTTGAAGAAGGCGTAGCTCATATGATACCAGGTCTTATTGCTAGAATGCATAGAGCCAAACTAAGGGGCGAAAAAGAATTTACTATGTGGGGCGATGGCAGTGCAAAAAGAGAATATCTAAACGCCAAAGATTTAGCCAAATTCATCGCCCTAGCTTATGAAAATATCACTGAAATTCCTAGCGTAATGAATGTAGGCTCTGGCATAGATTACACTATTGAAGAGTATTATAAAATGGTCGCAAAAGCTTTAGATTATCAAGGCGAGTTTGTTAAAGATTTGTCTAAACCAGTAGGCATGCAACAAAAGCTTATGGATATTTCCAAACAAAAAGCTTTAAAATGGGAATTAGAAATCACTTTAGAACAGGGCATTAAAGAAGCTTATGAGTATTATTTAAAAAATTGTGTGTAG
- the gmd gene encoding GDP-mannose 4,6-dehydratase, with the protein MKEKIALITGVTGQDGSYLAEYLLSLGYEVHGLKRRSSSINTSRIDHLYEDLHSEHQRRFFLHYGDMTDSSNLIHLIATTKPTEIYNLAAQSHVKVSFETPEYTANADGIGTLRILEAMRILGLEEKTRFYQASTSELYGEVLETPQNENTPFNPRSPYAVAKMYAFYITKNYREAYNLFAVNGILFNHESKVRGETFVTRKITRAVSAMAYNLNDCLYLGNLDAKRDWGHAKDYVKMMHLMLQAPTPQDYVIATGKTTSVRDFVKMSFEFIGIELEFQNTGIKEIALIKSIDEKRANTLNLDLSHLKLGQIVVRIDERYFRPTEVDLLLGDPTKAERELGWVREYDLKELVKDMLEHDLKECQKSLYLQEGGYTLRNFYE; encoded by the coding sequence ATGAAAGAAAAAATCGCTTTAATCACCGGAGTTACCGGGCAAGATGGGAGCTACTTAGCCGAGTATTTGCTAAGTCTTGGCTATGAAGTGCATGGGTTAAAAAGACGCTCTTCTAGTATCAATACTTCTAGGATTGACCACTTATATGAAGATTTGCATAGCGAACATCAAAGGCGGTTTTTCTTACACTATGGAGATATGACTGATTCTTCTAATCTCATTCATCTAATCGCTACCACAAAGCCCACAGAGATTTACAACTTAGCCGCACAAAGCCATGTCAAAGTCTCTTTTGAGACCCCCGAATACACCGCAAACGCTGATGGTATCGGCACGCTTAGGATTTTAGAAGCCATGCGGATTTTAGGCTTAGAGGAAAAAACTAGATTTTATCAAGCCAGCACGAGTGAATTATATGGCGAAGTCTTAGAAACCCCACAAAATGAAAACACCCCCTTTAACCCACGAAGCCCCTATGCGGTCGCTAAAATGTATGCCTTTTACATCACTAAAAATTACAGAGAGGCTTATAACTTATTTGCCGTTAATGGCATACTCTTTAACCATGAGAGTAAAGTAAGGGGCGAAACTTTTGTAACCCGTAAAATCACACGAGCTGTAAGTGCTATGGCGTATAACTTAAATGATTGCTTGTATTTAGGGAATTTAGACGCTAAAAGAGATTGGGGGCATGCCAAAGATTATGTGAAGATGATGCATCTAATGCTCCAAGCACCAACCCCACAAGATTATGTGATTGCCACAGGAAAAACGACGAGTGTGCGTGATTTTGTGAAAATGAGTTTTGAATTTATCGGTATAGAACTAGAATTTCAAAATACAGGCATTAAAGAAATCGCTTTAATTAAAAGTATTGATGAAAAAAGAGCGAACACTTTAAATTTAGATTTAAGCCATTTGAAGCTAGGGCAAATTGTGGTGCGTATAGATGAACGCTATTTTAGACCCACAGAAGTAGACTTGCTCTTAGGCGACCCAACTAAGGCTGAGAGAGAGCTTGGCTGGGTGAGAGAATACGATTTAAAAGAGTTAGTCAAGGACATGCTAGAGCATGATTTAAAAGAATGTCAAAAAAGCCTTTACTTACAAGAGGGGGGCTATACTTTAAGGAATTTTTATGAATGA
- a CDS encoding mannose-1-phosphate guanylyltransferase/mannose-6-phosphate isomerase, translating into MIKNILLSGGSGKRLWPLSRSLYPKQFLKLFNDESLFLLSFKRNTPLVDETLVVCNEQHYFLALEEIKSENKNNKVSFLLESLSKNTANAITLSALMSNKEDILIVTPSDHLIKDTQAYEDAIKKAIDLAKQGFLVTFGISIDKPNTEFGYIESSNAIDVKRFIEKPSLQKAIEFQKSGDFYFNSGMFVFQVGAFLEELKKHAPSILKGCEKAFENLTNSHFFENKVARLSVESMQNLEDVSIDIALMQQSQKIKMVELNAKWSDLGSFNALYEEVANDKATNANLNQTPIFAKESANNLVFSNKATALLGIENLAIIDTKDALLIAHKDKSKDLKALVGEIEKHNKDLLQAHTKVYRPWGSYEVLHESSHYKVKILEVKSNSRLSLQKHFHRSEHWVVISGMASVELDNKTFELQANESTYIPKNTLHRLANYGKIPLVIIEVQVGEYVGEDDIIRIVDDFNRQNKEK; encoded by the coding sequence ATGATTAAAAATATCCTATTAAGTGGGGGGAGTGGCAAACGCCTATGGCCACTAAGCCGTAGCCTATATCCTAAGCAATTTTTAAAGCTATTTAATGATGAAAGCTTGTTTCTTTTAAGTTTTAAAAGAAACACCCCCTTAGTTGATGAAACGCTTGTAGTGTGTAACGAGCAACATTACTTTTTAGCTCTAGAAGAGATAAAGAGCGAGAATAAAAACAATAAGGTGAGTTTTTTGCTAGAGAGTTTGAGCAAAAACACCGCTAATGCTATTACCCTAAGTGCTTTAATGAGTAATAAAGAAGATATTTTGATTGTTACGCCAAGTGACCACTTAATTAAGGATACTCAAGCGTATGAAGACGCTATAAAAAAAGCGATTGATTTGGCTAAACAAGGTTTTTTAGTTACCTTTGGGATTAGCATTGACAAGCCTAACACAGAGTTTGGGTATATTGAAAGCTCCAATGCAATAGATGTCAAGCGTTTTATTGAAAAGCCAAGCTTACAAAAGGCTATAGAATTTCAAAAAAGTGGGGATTTTTATTTTAATAGTGGCATGTTTGTGTTTCAAGTAGGCGCTTTTTTAGAAGAATTAAAAAAACATGCCCCTAGCATTTTAAAGGGGTGTGAAAAAGCGTTTGAAAATCTAACTAATTCGCATTTTTTTGAGAATAAAGTTGCACGCCTAAGTGTTGAGAGCATGCAAAATTTAGAAGATGTGAGTATTGATATTGCTTTAATGCAACAAAGTCAAAAAATCAAAATGGTGGAATTAAACGCTAAGTGGAGTGATTTGGGGAGTTTCAACGCTCTTTATGAAGAAGTGGCTAATGACAAAGCAACCAACGCTAATTTAAATCAAACGCCTATTTTTGCTAAAGAGAGTGCGAATAATTTAGTGTTTTCTAATAAAGCCACAGCTCTTTTAGGCATTGAGAATTTGGCTATTATTGACACTAAAGACGCTCTTTTAATCGCTCATAAAGACAAATCTAAGGATTTAAAAGCTTTGGTAGGTGAGATAGAAAAACATAACAAAGACCTATTGCAAGCCCACACTAAAGTTTATCGCCCTTGGGGGAGCTATGAAGTCTTGCATGAGAGCTCTCATTACAAGGTTAAGATTTTAGAAGTTAAATCTAATTCTAGGCTTTCTTTACAAAAGCATTTTCATAGGAGCGAACACTGGGTAGTGATTAGCGGAATGGCAAGTGTGGAATTAGATAATAAAACTTTTGAATTACAAGCTAATGAATCCACCTACATTCCTAAAAACACCTTACACCGCCTAGCTAATTATGGCAAAATTCCTTTAGTTATTATAGAAGTTCAAGTGGGCGAATATGTCGGCGAAGATGATATTATAAGGATTGTTGATGATTTTAACAGACAAAATAAAGAAAAATAA